A window of the Gemmatirosa kalamazoonensis genome harbors these coding sequences:
- a CDS encoding ABC transporter permease/M1 family aminopeptidase, protein MLRQILFFEIRYQLRRPATWLYFAILFLLAFGFLSSDAVEIGGGRGKVLKNAPWVLANTTIILTAIGQVITSALVGTSILRDFQTRTHELLFTTRISRVGYLAGRFGGAFVAMLVVYLAIPLGALVGSVMPWIDHDKMLPIHLANYLHPFLLLGLTNVLFISAAFFAAGALTRNQFVVYTMGIFLLVAWSVTGQLTRDLRNDWIGALLDPFGIQPFTLATRYWTVADKNTLLVPLSGFVLWNRLAWLAVSGGLVALTLGAFRFRAQPASLGLRWRHPKLAVAGVPGGLGGDDRPGITIGSRAAHAAAERLATAWAGVSGAASRGRQLLAVTRLAFASMTRQVSFLAIATVGAVNVIMSAWFANRMDQVTVYPRTYLIADAVVGGFGLFFVILLTTFVGELVWRERQLGADQIQDALPVSPALHLVGRAAGLVGAMAVLQAVLILAGIAVQTVKGYHEYELSVYLRTVFLIEFPFVLQYALLAFVVHTVVNNKAVGHVLLLAWWVSLITLDTLGFEHLLYQFGVRILEFPRYATFAQSFPNTIPFSEGIGFITEADKDDAGRDLPFMVTAHEVAHQWWGHQVMPAGVQGETMLVESMAEYSALMTTEKEYGRHAMEKYLRAELDWYLRGRGTEDKRELPLALVEGQGYIRYGKGGLTLYALRDYIGEDAMNRALSSYVRKVAFQEAPFTTTKDLLAEFRAVTPDSLQYLVKDLFETITLWDLKTDTATAVRRADGKWVVTLGVAAKKVRADTAGAERPIPMGDYVTVGVFGPKKAKDDALGEPLYLGKHRITAATSRIEVVVDRPPERAGIDPYHLLIDRNHKDNVRDVERH, encoded by the coding sequence GTGCTGCGACAGATTCTCTTCTTCGAGATCCGGTATCAGCTGCGCCGCCCCGCGACGTGGCTGTACTTCGCGATCCTGTTCCTGCTCGCGTTCGGCTTCCTGTCGTCCGACGCGGTGGAGATCGGCGGCGGCCGCGGCAAGGTGCTGAAGAACGCACCGTGGGTGCTCGCGAACACGACGATCATCCTCACCGCCATCGGCCAGGTCATCACCTCGGCGCTCGTCGGCACGTCGATCCTGCGCGACTTCCAGACCCGCACGCACGAGCTGCTGTTCACGACGCGCATCAGTCGAGTGGGCTACCTCGCCGGCCGGTTCGGCGGCGCGTTCGTCGCCATGCTCGTCGTGTATCTCGCGATCCCGCTCGGCGCGCTCGTCGGCAGCGTGATGCCGTGGATCGACCACGACAAGATGCTGCCGATCCACCTCGCGAACTACCTGCACCCGTTCCTGCTGTTAGGCCTGACCAACGTGCTGTTCATCAGCGCGGCGTTCTTCGCGGCGGGCGCGCTCACGCGCAACCAGTTCGTCGTCTACACGATGGGGATCTTCCTCCTCGTCGCGTGGTCGGTCACGGGGCAGCTCACGCGCGACCTGCGCAACGACTGGATCGGCGCCCTGCTCGATCCGTTCGGCATCCAGCCGTTCACGCTCGCCACGCGCTACTGGACGGTGGCCGACAAGAACACGCTGCTCGTGCCGCTCTCCGGATTCGTCCTGTGGAACCGGCTCGCGTGGCTCGCCGTGTCCGGTGGGCTCGTCGCGCTCACGCTGGGCGCGTTCCGCTTCCGCGCGCAGCCGGCGTCGCTCGGGCTGCGCTGGCGGCACCCGAAGCTCGCCGTCGCCGGCGTGCCCGGTGGCCTCGGCGGCGACGATCGTCCAGGGATCACGATCGGCTCGCGCGCGGCGCACGCGGCGGCCGAGCGACTGGCGACGGCGTGGGCCGGCGTGAGCGGTGCGGCATCGCGCGGCCGCCAGCTCCTGGCCGTCACGCGGCTCGCGTTCGCGTCGATGACGCGGCAGGTGAGCTTCCTCGCCATCGCCACCGTCGGCGCGGTGAACGTGATCATGTCCGCCTGGTTCGCGAATCGCATGGACCAGGTCACCGTCTATCCGCGCACCTATCTCATCGCCGACGCGGTGGTGGGCGGCTTCGGGCTGTTCTTCGTCATCCTGCTCACGACGTTCGTGGGCGAGCTGGTGTGGCGCGAGCGACAGCTCGGCGCGGACCAGATCCAGGACGCGCTGCCCGTGAGCCCGGCGCTGCATCTCGTGGGTCGCGCGGCGGGGCTCGTGGGCGCCATGGCCGTGCTGCAGGCGGTGCTCATCCTCGCCGGCATCGCCGTGCAGACGGTGAAGGGGTACCACGAGTACGAGCTGTCGGTGTACCTCCGCACCGTGTTCCTCATCGAGTTCCCGTTCGTGCTGCAGTACGCGCTGCTCGCGTTCGTGGTGCACACGGTGGTGAACAACAAGGCGGTGGGCCACGTGCTGCTGCTCGCGTGGTGGGTGTCGCTCATCACGCTCGACACGCTCGGCTTCGAGCACCTGCTCTACCAGTTCGGGGTGCGCATCCTCGAGTTTCCGCGCTACGCGACGTTCGCGCAGTCGTTCCCGAACACGATCCCGTTCTCCGAGGGGATCGGCTTCATCACCGAGGCGGACAAGGACGACGCGGGGCGCGACCTGCCGTTCATGGTCACCGCGCACGAGGTCGCGCACCAGTGGTGGGGACACCAGGTGATGCCGGCCGGTGTGCAGGGCGAGACGATGCTCGTCGAGTCCATGGCCGAGTACTCCGCGCTCATGACGACGGAGAAGGAGTACGGGCGCCACGCGATGGAGAAGTATCTGCGCGCGGAGCTCGACTGGTACCTGCGCGGCCGCGGCACCGAGGACAAGCGCGAGCTGCCGCTCGCCCTCGTCGAGGGCCAGGGCTACATCCGCTACGGCAAGGGCGGGCTCACGCTGTACGCGCTGCGCGACTACATCGGCGAGGACGCGATGAACCGCGCGCTGTCGTCGTACGTGCGCAAGGTCGCGTTCCAGGAGGCGCCGTTCACGACGACGAAGGATCTCCTCGCCGAGTTCCGCGCCGTCACGCCGGACTCGCTGCAGTACCTCGTGAAGGACCTGTTCGAGACGATCACGCTCTGGGATCTCAAGACCGACACCGCGACCGCCGTCCGGCGCGCCGACGGCAAGTGGGTGGTGACGCTCGGCGTCGCGGCGAAGAAGGTGCGCGCCGACACGGCGGGCGCCGAGAGACCGATCCCGATGGGGGACTACGTGACCGTCGGCGTGTTCGGCCCGAAGAAGGCGAAGGACGATGCGCTCGGCGAGCCGCTCTACCTCGGCAAGCACCGCATCACCGCGGCGACGTCGCGCATCGAGGTCGTCGTGGACCGGCCGCCCGAGCGCGCGGGGATCGACCCGTACCACCTGCTGATCGACCGCAACCACAAGGACAACGTCCGCGACGTCGAGCGCCACTGA
- a CDS encoding DciA family protein translates to MPDRPSRPTPLGDVLASVLAQAGITDRVAQASVVPEWASLVGAQIAAVTEPLSVAPDGTLFVAVTTHAWMTELSLLEPELLKQLNGVPGRPPIGRLRLVLKR, encoded by the coding sequence ATGCCCGATCGCCCCTCCCGTCCCACCCCACTCGGTGACGTGCTCGCGTCGGTGCTCGCGCAGGCGGGCATCACGGACCGGGTGGCGCAGGCGTCGGTCGTGCCGGAGTGGGCCTCGCTGGTGGGGGCGCAGATCGCGGCGGTGACGGAGCCGCTGTCGGTGGCGCCGGACGGCACGCTGTTCGTGGCGGTGACCACGCACGCGTGGATGACGGAGCTGTCGCTGCTCGAGCCGGAGCTGCTGAAGCAGCTCAACGGGGTGCCCGGCCGTCCCCCGATCGGGCGGCTGCGGCTGGTGCTCAAGCGCTGA
- a CDS encoding lysozyme inhibitor LprI family protein produces MSSRARMAHLGPLFALALGAAPLRAQPARDGDAPCAEASTQLELTGCWSDAAKHREAAAAATYDSVRARLRGRERATTLRLVTQSRDAWRRARDLQCAAARSLYGAGSAAPMVAARCRAALADQWATWLRAEFLSDDDGK; encoded by the coding sequence ATGAGCTCGCGCGCACGCATGGCCCACCTCGGCCCGCTCTTCGCTCTGGCGCTCGGCGCCGCGCCGCTCCGGGCGCAGCCGGCGCGCGACGGCGACGCGCCCTGCGCCGAGGCGAGCACGCAGCTCGAGCTCACCGGCTGCTGGTCGGACGCGGCGAAGCATCGCGAGGCCGCCGCCGCCGCGACGTACGACAGCGTGCGCGCCCGGCTGCGTGGTCGCGAGCGTGCGACGACGCTGCGGCTCGTGACGCAGAGCCGCGATGCGTGGCGGCGTGCGCGCGATCTGCAGTGCGCGGCGGCCCGCTCGCTCTACGGCGCCGGCTCCGCGGCGCCCATGGTGGCCGCACGCTGTCGCGCGGCGCTCGCCGATCAGTGGGCGACGTGGCTGCGCGCCGAGTTCCTGTCGGACGACGACGGAAAGTAG
- a CDS encoding lysozyme, translated as MAQSNLTLSADGLAALIAHEALIDGLYDDDSGYATFGVGHLVHPTHKWPSFLLKAARADPAWSSSVKERKWSKTKSTFYLERAAVAVTGFDQLQTKAAELGRDIVAGRKQFGGKTYAQLNAAQQAIVDGVLDDAVRVEVDMLARKADQVLAQDAQRFEQAVRDKVTRNLDQDEFDALVSFTFNVGVGNFSASTLLKRINDGSYRCGTPAVRRAAIVDVEAQFKKWNKSGGVVLKGLTTRRQDEADLFLGPARQELQELEDKERMRRQAPQPPLLMNNAPSWRVPLP; from the coding sequence ATGGCACAGAGCAACCTCACCCTCAGCGCCGACGGGCTCGCGGCGCTCATCGCCCACGAGGCGCTCATCGACGGGCTGTACGACGACGATTCGGGATACGCGACGTTCGGCGTGGGGCATCTCGTGCACCCCACGCACAAGTGGCCGAGCTTCCTGCTGAAGGCGGCGCGCGCCGACCCTGCGTGGTCGTCGAGCGTGAAGGAGCGCAAGTGGTCGAAGACGAAGTCGACGTTCTACCTCGAGCGCGCCGCGGTGGCGGTGACGGGCTTCGACCAGCTCCAGACCAAGGCGGCGGAGCTCGGGCGCGACATCGTCGCCGGGCGAAAGCAATTCGGCGGCAAGACGTACGCGCAGCTCAACGCCGCGCAGCAGGCCATCGTCGACGGTGTGCTCGACGACGCCGTGCGTGTCGAGGTCGACATGCTCGCGCGCAAGGCCGACCAGGTGCTGGCGCAGGACGCGCAGCGGTTCGAGCAGGCGGTCCGCGACAAGGTCACGCGCAACCTCGACCAGGACGAGTTCGACGCGCTCGTGTCGTTCACGTTCAACGTGGGCGTCGGCAACTTCAGCGCGTCCACGCTGCTGAAGCGGATCAACGACGGCAGCTACCGGTGCGGCACGCCCGCCGTGCGTCGCGCGGCGATCGTCGACGTCGAGGCGCAGTTCAAGAAGTGGAACAAGTCGGGCGGCGTGGTGCTGAAGGGCCTCACGACGCGCCGCCAGGACGAGGCCGACCTGTTCCTCGGGCCCGCCCGTCAGGAGCTCCAGGAGCTGGAGGACAAGGAGCGCATGCGTCGGCAGGCGCCGCAGCCGCCGCTGCTGATGAACAACGCGCCGTCGTGGCGGGTACCACTGCCATGA
- a CDS encoding enoyl-CoA hydratase/isomerase family protein, with translation MAYSTLTFDVADRIATITVNRPDKLNALNAATIGELGQAIDEAIGRDDVGGLILTGAGRAFVAGADISEMSGQSTLEMQRMARRGQLVFRRFETSPKPTIAAVNGFALGGGCELAMACHVRLASDAAKFGQPEVKLGLIPGYGGTQRLPRLVGKGRALQLLMTAEMIDANEAYRIGLANAVVPAAELLDRARAMLQQMLANAPVALALCIEAVNAGYDLPLEEAMQMEAHQFGLSASTDDMREGTGAFLAKRAAQFTGR, from the coding sequence ATGGCCTACAGCACCCTGACCTTCGATGTCGCGGACCGCATCGCGACGATCACCGTGAACCGGCCGGACAAGCTCAACGCGCTGAACGCCGCCACGATCGGCGAGCTCGGTCAGGCGATCGACGAGGCGATCGGTCGCGACGACGTCGGTGGCCTGATCCTCACCGGCGCGGGGCGCGCGTTCGTCGCCGGCGCCGACATCTCCGAGATGAGCGGCCAGAGCACGCTCGAGATGCAGCGCATGGCGCGCCGAGGGCAGCTCGTGTTCCGCCGCTTCGAGACGTCGCCGAAGCCGACGATCGCCGCCGTGAACGGCTTCGCGCTCGGCGGCGGCTGCGAGCTGGCCATGGCGTGCCACGTTCGCCTCGCGTCGGACGCGGCGAAGTTCGGGCAGCCCGAGGTGAAGCTCGGCCTCATCCCGGGGTACGGCGGCACGCAGCGGCTCCCGCGCCTGGTCGGCAAGGGGCGCGCGCTGCAGCTCCTGATGACGGCCGAGATGATCGACGCGAACGAGGCGTACCGCATCGGCCTCGCGAACGCGGTGGTGCCGGCCGCCGAGCTGCTCGACCGCGCGCGCGCCATGCTCCAGCAGATGCTCGCGAACGCGCCCGTCGCGCTCGCGCTCTGCATCGAGGCGGTGAACGCGGGCTACGACCTGCCGCTCGAGGAGGCGATGCAGATGGAGGCGCACCAGTTCGGGCTGTCCGCGAGCACCGACGACATGCGCGAGGGGACCGGCGCGTTCCTCGCCAAGCGCGCCGCCCAGTTCACGGGGCGGTGA
- the recF gene encoding DNA replication/repair protein RecF (All proteins in this family for which functions are known are DNA-binding proteins that assist the filamentation of RecA onto DNA for the initiation of recombination or recombinational repair.), whose amino-acid sequence MTSPDAARPRVRLLRLALRDFRNFERQDVPFPADGLVVIGENGHGKSNLLEAIYYLQLLRSVRGARDQDLVRFGAPGFHLGATVARPPGSVGAHEIGVGFERTGKKKRVRLDGAEPPRLSDALGAVPSVIFSPVDVALVAGSPAERRRYLDVVLALTSRRYLSALQSYRGALVRRNAALRDAARTGRGESRAAVWEPALAEHGAVLWVERRAWCAARADAFAALCAAIGERAAARMRYTSALVVDDAADPVAAARTALERALAEKRLLDVKRGVTHAGPHRDDLELTLGGRDLRLYGSAGQQRTAAIALRLLEAATLRDASGCEPLFLLDDPFAELDARRAHRILELLGDAGLGQTVLVVPRATDIPAELTRLERTTIRDGVLGA is encoded by the coding sequence GTGACGTCGCCCGACGCGGCGCGGCCGCGTGTGCGGCTGCTCCGGCTCGCCCTGCGTGACTTCCGCAACTTCGAGCGGCAGGACGTGCCGTTCCCCGCCGACGGGCTCGTGGTGATCGGCGAGAACGGCCACGGGAAGAGCAACCTGCTCGAGGCGATCTACTACCTGCAGCTGCTCCGCTCCGTGCGTGGCGCGCGCGACCAGGACCTCGTGCGGTTCGGCGCGCCGGGCTTCCACCTCGGCGCGACGGTGGCGCGTCCCCCGGGGTCGGTCGGCGCGCACGAGATCGGCGTCGGCTTCGAGCGCACGGGAAAGAAGAAGCGCGTCCGGCTGGACGGCGCCGAGCCGCCCCGTCTCAGCGACGCGCTCGGGGCGGTGCCGAGCGTGATCTTCTCGCCGGTGGACGTGGCGCTCGTGGCGGGCAGTCCCGCCGAGCGTCGGCGCTACCTCGACGTCGTGCTGGCACTCACGTCGCGACGCTATCTCTCGGCGCTGCAGTCGTACCGCGGCGCGCTCGTGCGCCGCAACGCCGCGCTGCGCGACGCGGCGCGCACCGGTCGCGGGGAGAGCCGCGCCGCGGTGTGGGAGCCCGCGCTCGCCGAGCACGGCGCGGTGCTCTGGGTGGAGCGGCGCGCGTGGTGCGCGGCGCGGGCGGACGCCTTCGCGGCGCTGTGCGCGGCGATCGGCGAGCGCGCCGCGGCGCGCATGCGCTACACCTCCGCGCTCGTCGTGGACGACGCGGCCGATCCGGTCGCGGCGGCGCGCACGGCGCTGGAGCGCGCGCTCGCCGAGAAGCGGCTGCTCGACGTGAAGCGCGGCGTGACGCACGCCGGCCCGCACCGCGACGATCTGGAGCTGACGTTAGGCGGGCGCGATCTGCGGCTCTACGGCTCGGCGGGGCAGCAGCGGACCGCGGCGATCGCGCTCCGGCTGCTCGAGGCGGCGACGCTGCGCGACGCGAGCGGCTGCGAGCCGCTGTTCCTGCTCGACGACCCGTTCGCCGAGCTGGATGCGCGCCGGGCGCACCGCATCCTGGAGCTGTTGGGCGACGCGGGGCTCGGCCAGACGGTGCTCGTCGTGCCGCGCGCGACCGACATTCCCGCGGAGCTCACGCGGCTCGAACGGACCACGATCCGCGACGGCGTGCTCGGTGCGTGA
- a CDS encoding PEP-CTERM sorting domain-containing protein yields the protein MLRRPVAVAVRCLAAAVALLPAAARAQVHFDNLSGGNGAAYAGHSENGFDVATTGGAWFEAHVFGNPVPSIFGGPIGSPSLSSLFVTRSGGGAFTFGSVDLVSQNGRSSYQIIGYSGINSVFTMNGFLGSSTTFETIFSTNPATLIDGLSIAIDPIGQPTSFNLDNIEVIAATSSVPEPATLLLTAAGMLGVAGAARRRRTT from the coding sequence ATGCTCCGCCGTCCCGTCGCCGTCGCCGTGCGCTGCCTCGCCGCCGCCGTAGCGTTGCTCCCGGCCGCCGCCCGCGCTCAGGTCCACTTCGACAACCTGTCCGGCGGCAACGGTGCCGCGTACGCGGGCCACAGTGAGAACGGCTTCGACGTGGCCACCACCGGTGGCGCCTGGTTCGAAGCGCACGTGTTCGGCAACCCGGTCCCGTCGATCTTCGGTGGTCCGATCGGGAGCCCGTCGCTCTCGTCGCTCTTCGTCACCCGCAGCGGCGGGGGCGCGTTCACGTTCGGCAGCGTCGATCTCGTGAGCCAGAACGGCCGCAGCAGCTATCAGATCATCGGCTACTCGGGGATCAACTCTGTCTTCACGATGAACGGCTTCCTCGGCTCGAGCACGACGTTCGAGACGATCTTCAGCACCAACCCGGCGACGCTCATCGACGGGCTCTCCATCGCGATCGACCCGATCGGCCAGCCGACGTCGTTCAACCTCGACAACATCGAGGTCATCGCCGCGACATCGTCGGTGCCCGAGCCGGCGACGCTGCTGCTCACGGCGGCCGGCATGCTGGGCGTCGCCGGCGCGGCGCGGCGCCGCCGCACGACCTGA
- the gyrB gene encoding DNA topoisomerase (ATP-hydrolyzing) subunit B: MAKTIEPPAAATGAAYGAGSIQVLKGLEAVRKRPGMYIGSTGPRGLHHLVYEVVDNSIDEALAGYADTVSVTIHADNSITVDDNGRGIPVDIHPVERKPGLEVAMTVLHAGGKFDKNSYKVSGGLHGVGVSVVNALSERLRVWVKRDGKEHYMDFVRGDTKTKLKVLGDVPKKQTGTKVWFKPDHEIFTETTVFTYETLRDRLRELSFLNKGVKITLRDERETPAKEELFHAKGGLREMVQYLNGLGTKKTLHPEVVYIETERDDIGIELALQYNDSYSESVFSFVNNINTHEGGTHLTGLKSALTSVINKYIEKSGALSKKDKDIRLSGDDVREGLTAVLSVKIREPQFEGQTKTKLGNSEAEGAVRSVVNELLTQYLEEHPRTANGIIEKAVSAARAREAARKARDLTRKKSALDVGNLPGKLADCSLSDPKMCELYLVEGDSAGGSAKQGRDRMFQAILPLRGKIINVEKARIDKVLSNEEIRTIITAIGSGIKEEFELEKTRYHKVIIMTDADVDGAHIRTLLLTFFFRQMPELIEAGMIYIAQPPLFRVAKGKEEYYAYGAEERDAIASRLMNGDGNKANLNIQRYKGLGEMNPEQLWRTTMDPETRTLLKVTQEDALMADQIFQTLMGDAVDPRREFIEANAKFVSNLDV, encoded by the coding sequence ATGGCGAAGACGATCGAACCGCCCGCCGCGGCGACCGGCGCGGCGTACGGCGCGGGTAGCATTCAGGTCCTGAAGGGGCTCGAGGCGGTGCGGAAACGCCCGGGCATGTACATCGGCTCGACCGGGCCGCGCGGGCTGCACCACCTCGTCTACGAGGTGGTCGACAACTCGATCGACGAGGCGCTCGCCGGCTATGCCGACACCGTCTCGGTCACGATCCACGCCGACAACTCCATCACCGTCGACGACAACGGCCGCGGCATCCCGGTCGACATCCATCCCGTGGAGCGGAAGCCGGGGCTCGAGGTCGCGATGACCGTGCTCCACGCCGGCGGCAAGTTCGACAAGAACAGCTACAAGGTCTCCGGCGGCCTGCACGGCGTCGGCGTCTCCGTCGTGAACGCGCTCTCGGAGCGGCTGCGCGTGTGGGTCAAGCGCGACGGCAAGGAGCACTACATGGACTTCGTCCGTGGCGACACGAAGACGAAGCTCAAGGTGCTCGGCGACGTGCCGAAGAAGCAGACCGGCACGAAGGTCTGGTTCAAGCCGGACCACGAGATCTTCACCGAGACGACGGTCTTCACGTACGAGACGCTGCGCGACCGGCTGCGCGAGCTCTCGTTCCTGAACAAGGGCGTGAAGATCACGCTGCGCGACGAGCGCGAGACGCCGGCGAAGGAGGAGCTGTTCCACGCGAAGGGCGGCCTTCGCGAGATGGTGCAGTACCTCAATGGCCTCGGCACGAAGAAGACGCTGCACCCCGAGGTCGTCTACATCGAGACCGAGCGCGACGACATCGGCATCGAGCTCGCGCTGCAGTACAACGACTCGTACTCCGAGTCGGTGTTCTCCTTCGTGAACAACATCAACACGCACGAGGGCGGGACGCACCTCACGGGGCTCAAGAGCGCGCTCACGAGCGTCATCAACAAGTACATCGAGAAGTCGGGCGCGCTGTCCAAGAAGGACAAAGACATCCGCCTCTCCGGTGACGACGTGCGCGAGGGGCTCACGGCGGTGCTCTCGGTGAAGATCCGCGAGCCGCAGTTCGAGGGACAGACGAAGACGAAGCTCGGCAACTCCGAGGCGGAGGGCGCCGTGCGCTCGGTCGTCAACGAGCTGCTCACGCAGTATCTCGAGGAGCACCCGCGCACGGCGAACGGGATCATCGAGAAGGCGGTGAGCGCGGCGCGGGCGCGCGAGGCGGCCCGCAAGGCGCGCGACCTGACGCGCAAGAAGAGCGCGCTCGACGTCGGCAACCTGCCGGGCAAGCTCGCCGACTGCTCGCTCTCCGACCCGAAGATGTGCGAGCTCTATCTCGTCGAGGGCGACTCGGCCGGTGGCTCGGCGAAGCAGGGGCGCGACCGCATGTTCCAGGCGATCCTGCCGCTGCGCGGCAAGATCATCAACGTGGAGAAGGCGCGCATCGACAAGGTCCTCTCGAACGAGGAGATCCGGACGATCATCACGGCGATCGGCTCCGGCATCAAGGAGGAGTTCGAGCTCGAGAAGACGCGCTACCACAAGGTCATCATCATGACGGACGCGGACGTCGACGGCGCGCACATTCGCACGCTGCTGCTGACGTTCTTCTTCCGGCAGATGCCCGAGCTGATCGAGGCCGGGATGATCTACATCGCGCAGCCGCCGCTCTTCCGCGTCGCCAAGGGCAAGGAGGAGTACTACGCCTACGGCGCCGAGGAGCGCGACGCGATCGCCTCGCGCCTCATGAACGGCGACGGCAACAAGGCGAACCTCAACATCCAGCGCTACAAGGGGCTCGGCGAGATGAACCCCGAGCAGCTCTGGCGCACGACGATGGACCCGGAGACGCGCACGCTCCTCAAGGTCACGCAGGAGGACGCGCTCATGGCCGATCAGATCTTCCAGACGCTGATGGGCGACGCGGTCGATCCGCGGCGCGAGTTCATCGAGGCGAACGCGAAGTTCGTGTCGAACCTGGACGTCTGA
- a CDS encoding DNA topoisomerase IB, whose amino-acid sequence MAERWILRKGSKRSGFRYVTEAGAPVRAAATLARADALRIPPAWTDVHVAASPTSAIQAWGFDAKGRKQYRYHDREVARGQLRKYYRVRRLAHDLPGIRAALDRDLRKRTLDRCHVAAGVVRLISEGFFRVGNERYAAENATFGIATLRKEHVVLHDDRAVFHYVGKKSIEQHQTVCEPALVEFVRALALTPGYRLFRWVDDDGEWHDLTARDVNEYLHELLGVPYTAKDFRTWGGTLRVATILADLGEPASDRDAKKNVVTAVRLVAAELGNTPTVCRASYVHPLVIARYLDAGTTIAPFLPNGISPARDAHRPEERALIRFLDKFFPERRRHKRDRRRRGRDDADRRALRAA is encoded by the coding sequence ATGGCCGAGCGGTGGATCCTCCGAAAGGGAAGCAAACGGAGCGGGTTCCGGTACGTGACGGAGGCCGGGGCGCCGGTGCGCGCCGCGGCGACGCTCGCACGCGCCGACGCGCTCCGCATCCCGCCCGCGTGGACCGACGTGCACGTCGCCGCGTCGCCGACGTCGGCGATCCAGGCATGGGGCTTCGACGCGAAGGGGCGCAAGCAGTACCGCTACCACGACCGCGAGGTCGCGCGCGGGCAGCTGCGGAAGTACTACCGCGTGCGGCGGCTCGCCCACGACCTGCCGGGCATCCGCGCCGCGCTCGACCGCGACCTGCGCAAGCGCACGCTCGACCGGTGCCACGTGGCCGCCGGCGTGGTGCGCCTCATCTCGGAGGGGTTCTTCCGCGTCGGCAACGAGCGCTACGCCGCGGAGAACGCGACGTTCGGCATCGCGACGCTGCGCAAGGAGCACGTCGTGCTGCACGACGACCGCGCGGTGTTCCACTACGTGGGCAAGAAGTCCATCGAGCAGCACCAGACGGTGTGCGAGCCGGCGCTGGTGGAGTTCGTGCGCGCGCTCGCGCTCACGCCGGGGTACCGGCTGTTTCGCTGGGTCGACGACGACGGCGAGTGGCACGACCTCACCGCGCGCGACGTGAACGAGTACCTCCACGAGCTGCTCGGCGTGCCGTACACGGCGAAGGACTTCCGCACGTGGGGCGGCACGCTGCGCGTCGCGACGATCCTCGCGGACCTCGGCGAGCCGGCGAGCGACCGCGACGCGAAGAAGAACGTCGTGACGGCGGTGCGCCTCGTCGCCGCGGAGCTCGGGAACACGCCCACGGTGTGCCGCGCGTCGTACGTGCATCCGCTCGTCATCGCGCGCTATCTCGACGCCGGAACGACGATCGCGCCGTTCCTGCCCAACGGCATCAGTCCGGCGCGCGACGCGCACCGGCCCGAGGAGCGCGCGCTCATCCGCTTCCTCGACAAGTTCTTCCCCGAGCGCCGGCGCCACAAACGCGATCGGCGCCGCCGCGGTCGCGACGACGCCGATCGGCGAGCGCTCCGCGCCGCCTAA